Proteins from one Oscillatoria nigro-viridis PCC 7112 genomic window:
- a CDS encoding MoaD/ThiS family protein encodes MTVKVLIPTPLQKFTNNQATIECAGDNISELIESLETNCPGIKKSLCDEKGEPRRFLNFYVNSEDIRFLEGTETALKDGDEVSIVPAVAGG; translated from the coding sequence ATGACAGTCAAAGTTTTAATTCCCACTCCCCTGCAAAAATTCACCAACAATCAAGCCACCATCGAATGCGCCGGCGACAACATTTCCGAACTGATTGAATCGCTGGAAACAAATTGTCCCGGCATCAAAAAAAGCCTGTGCGACGAAAAGGGAGAACCCCGCAGATTTCTCAACTTCTACGTCAACAGCGAAGACATCCGGTTTTTGGAAGGTACAGAAACTGCTCTTAAAGATGGTGATGAAGTGAGTATTGTACCGGCGGTTGCTGGTGGTTGA
- the dapA gene encoding 4-hydroxy-tetrahydrodipicolinate synthase → MVKFGRVLTAMITPFKEDGSVNYAVAEQLAVHLADRGTDSLVVCGTTGESPTMTWDEEYELFQVVQKAVAGKALVIAGAGSNSTSEAVAATKKAAKLGLDGCLQVVPYYNKPPQEGLYNHFRAIAQSAPELPIMLYNIPGRTGQNMLPETVARLAEIPNIVAVKEASGNLDQASQIRCLTSPEFAIYSGDDSLTLPMLAVGGSGVVSVASHLVGEQLQQMIEAFEAGQVQVATQIHLQLFDLFKALFLTTNPIPVKTALKLQGWDVGSTRPPLCDPPVEVTQKLKDVLSQLAAVSASKTSENEFSDN, encoded by the coding sequence GTGGTAAAGTTTGGACGGGTTCTGACTGCAATGATTACGCCGTTTAAGGAAGACGGCAGCGTTAACTATGCGGTAGCAGAACAATTGGCAGTTCATTTAGCCGATCGCGGTACTGATAGCTTGGTAGTGTGCGGCACTACTGGCGAGTCTCCCACTATGACCTGGGATGAAGAGTACGAATTATTTCAGGTGGTACAAAAAGCGGTGGCCGGTAAGGCGTTGGTAATCGCAGGAGCCGGATCTAATTCTACTTCAGAAGCCGTCGCAGCTACGAAAAAAGCAGCTAAACTCGGGTTAGATGGTTGTTTGCAGGTGGTTCCTTATTACAACAAACCCCCGCAAGAAGGTTTATACAATCATTTTCGGGCGATCGCGCAATCTGCTCCAGAATTGCCTATAATGTTGTATAACATCCCCGGTCGCACTGGTCAGAATATGTTGCCGGAGACGGTGGCTAGATTGGCAGAAATCCCCAACATTGTGGCCGTAAAAGAAGCAAGTGGCAACTTGGATCAAGCAAGTCAAATTCGGTGCTTGACATCCCCTGAATTTGCCATCTATTCTGGAGATGATTCCCTAACTTTGCCAATGTTGGCGGTAGGAGGATCTGGTGTAGTTAGCGTAGCCAGCCATCTGGTAGGAGAGCAACTGCAACAGATGATCGAAGCTTTCGAGGCCGGTCAAGTTCAAGTCGCTACCCAGATTCACTTGCAACTTTTTGACCTGTTTAAAGCTCTTTTTCTCACCACAAATCCCATTCCCGTCAAGACAGCTCTCAAACTTCAAGGCTGGGATGTAGGCTCCACCCGTCCGCCCCTGTGCGATCCGCCCGTTGAGGTAACTCAAAAGTTAAAGGACGTACTGAGTCAGCTAGCAGCAGTATCAGCTAGCAAGACGAGCGAGAACGAGTTTTCAGACAACTGA
- a CDS encoding ribonuclease J, whose product MIKNTTASALKIIPLGGLHEIGKNTCVFEYGDEIILLDAGLAFPTDGMHGVNIVLPDMTYLRENSHKIKGMIVTHGHEDHIGGIPYHLKQFEIPVIYGPRLAMALLAGKLEEAGVSHRTELRTVRPRDTVRIGKNFLVEYIRNTHSMADSFTVAIHTPVGILIHTGDFKIDHTPVDGEHFDLQKLAEYGERGVLCLISDSTNSEVPGFTASERSVAPNLDRIIAQAPGRVMVTTFASSVHRLQIVLDLAKKNNRYVGVVGRSMLNVIAHCRNLGYIKCEDSIFKPLKEIRNLAEDKVLILTTGSQGEPMAAMTRIANGEHHELKIRKGDTVIFSANPIPGNTIAVVNTIDKLMMLGAHVVYGRDKGIHVSGHGCQEDQKLMINMTRPKFFLPVHGEHRMLIQHSKTAQSMGIPASNMVVIDNGDVVELTENSIRVAGKVPSGIELVDASRSGVVKANVLKERQQLAGDGVVTVAAALNWEGKLVAKPEVHLKGVVTSADRAEVIKLIIQTIETVLSDRWSEFVKPAASDSQVDVDWVGVQTQIEKAIQRVMRRELQSNPLLVFLMQIPEEAVRSETVQTSQLSIEAPKLASSVPSPVPAPVNKVTGRRRPRTAAKVASVAS is encoded by the coding sequence ATGATCAAAAATACAACGGCATCTGCTCTAAAAATTATTCCCCTCGGCGGGCTGCACGAAATCGGTAAAAACACTTGTGTGTTCGAGTACGGCGACGAAATCATTCTTTTAGATGCCGGTTTAGCGTTCCCGACAGATGGAATGCACGGGGTAAATATTGTCCTCCCAGACATGACTTACCTGCGGGAAAACAGCCACAAAATTAAAGGTATGATCGTGACACACGGTCACGAAGACCACATAGGCGGTATCCCTTACCACCTCAAACAATTTGAAATTCCGGTCATTTACGGCCCGCGTTTGGCGATGGCTTTGCTAGCCGGAAAACTCGAAGAAGCCGGAGTGTCTCACCGCACTGAATTGAGAACGGTTAGACCCAGGGATACTGTCAGAATAGGGAAGAATTTCTTAGTAGAATACATTCGCAACACTCACTCGATGGCCGACAGTTTTACGGTGGCAATTCACACTCCCGTGGGAATTTTGATCCACACCGGAGACTTTAAAATTGACCACACTCCTGTAGACGGCGAGCATTTTGATTTGCAAAAGCTGGCAGAGTACGGCGAGAGAGGCGTGCTGTGCTTGATCAGCGATTCTACTAACTCGGAAGTTCCCGGTTTTACCGCTTCGGAACGTTCTGTGGCGCCGAATTTAGACAGAATTATCGCTCAAGCACCGGGACGGGTGATGGTGACGACTTTTGCTTCGTCGGTACACCGATTGCAAATTGTTTTGGACTTGGCTAAGAAAAACAATCGCTATGTCGGAGTGGTTGGCCGGTCGATGCTTAACGTCATCGCTCACTGCCGCAATCTCGGCTACATCAAATGCGAAGATAGTATTTTCAAACCGCTGAAAGAAATCCGCAATTTGGCTGAAGACAAGGTACTGATTTTAACTACAGGTTCCCAAGGCGAACCGATGGCGGCGATGACTCGCATTGCTAACGGCGAACATCACGAACTGAAAATCAGAAAGGGCGATACAGTCATTTTCTCAGCTAATCCGATTCCGGGAAATACGATCGCAGTGGTAAACACGATCGATAAACTGATGATGCTGGGAGCACACGTGGTTTACGGTCGCGACAAAGGCATTCACGTTTCCGGCCACGGCTGTCAGGAAGACCAAAAGTTAATGATAAACATGACTCGTCCCAAGTTCTTCTTGCCGGTTCACGGAGAACACCGGATGCTGATCCAGCACTCCAAGACGGCTCAAAGCATGGGCATTCCCGCTAGCAATATGGTGGTTATTGATAACGGCGATGTCGTAGAATTAACTGAAAATTCGATACGAGTTGCTGGTAAAGTGCCTTCAGGAATTGAATTGGTAGATGCTTCTCGATCGGGCGTTGTGAAAGCGAACGTACTCAAGGAACGCCAGCAGTTGGCCGGAGATGGCGTTGTAACTGTAGCGGCGGCTTTGAATTGGGAAGGCAAATTAGTTGCCAAACCAGAAGTCCACTTGAAAGGTGTAGTGACATCAGCAGATCGGGCGGAGGTGATCAAATTAATCATTCAAACCATTGAAACAGTTTTGAGCGATCGTTGGTCAGAATTTGTTAAACCTGCTGCTTCAGACTCACAAGTTGATGTTGACTGGGTAGGAGTGCAAACGCAAATAGAAAAAGCAATTCAGCGAGTGATGCGTCGGGAACTGCAAAGCAATCCGCTGCTGGTATTCCTGATGCAAATTCCTGAAGAAGCAGTGCGATCGGAAACTGTTCAAACATCTCAGCTTTCCATTGAAGCGCCTAAACTAGCATCATCAGTACCATCTCCAGTACCAGCCCCTGTGAATAAAGTAACAGGCCGCCGCCGTCCCCGGACTGCTGCAAAAGTAGCTTCCGTCGCCTCCTAG